The DNA window GGCGGCGTCGACTCCGTGCCCTCCGGGGTCTTCGCCTCCCTGGGCGGCTCGCCGTCGGCCGACGAATGCGGCGGGCTCGACTACGTCGCCCTCGGGCACCTGCACCGCCCCCAGGAGATCCGCTCAGCCGGCGGGGCGGGCGAGGAGGGTAGGCCGAACGGACCGGACAAGGCCGGCGGAACCGGCGGGCCAGATCATTCCAGCAGGTCCGGCGGAACCGGCGGGCCGGAGGCCGGCGAGTCGGATGAACCGGACGAGTCCGGTCCGCCGCAGCAGGGCCCCCGGCCGGGCCCGCGCCTGGTCTACTCCGGCAGCCCCCTCGCCCTCTCCTTCTCCGAGGCCCCCTTCCCCAAGTCCTCGGTCCTGGTCGTGCTGGGGCCCGACGGCGTCGCCTCGCTCGAGCGCATCCCCACCCCGGTGCCGCACCGCATCGAAACCGTCACCGGAACCATGGACGAGCTGCTGAGCCCCGCCTGGGACCACGCCGCGGGCGCCTGGGTGCGGGCCGTCGTGCGCGGGCCGATGCCGCTGGGCGCGACCTCGCGGCTGCGCGAGCGCTTCGGACAGGTCCTGGCGATTGTGCGCGAGGAGGACGAGGAGGCGCCCCGCGAGCGCATCGTCGTCACCCGGGCGGCCGACCCGCTGGAGGTGTCGGTGCAGTTCCTCACCGAGGTCGCCGAGCGCGAGCCGAGCCCCGCCGAGCGCGACGTCCTGGCCCGGGCCTACGAAGCGGTCCTCGCCTCCCACGGGGGCGAATGATGCGCCTGCACCGACTGACCATGACCGCCGTCGGCCCCTATGCGGGCACGGAGACGATCGATTTCGACCGCTTCGCCGCCTCCGGCCTGTTCCTGCTGACCGGCCCCACCGGGTCGGGGAAGACGACGATCATTGACGCGATCGTCTTCGCCCTGTACGGGGACGTGGCCGACGCCGACGACTCCTCCAAGGACCGCATCCGCTCCCGCCTGGCGGGTCCGGAGACGCAGACCGTCGTCGAGCTGGTGTTCTCCACCTCGGCGGGCACCTACCGGGTGCGCCGCACACCCGCCTACCGGCGGCCCAAACGCCGCGGCACGGGCACCACCCCGGAGCGGGCGAGCCTCAAGGTGTGGCGGCTGACCGGCCCGGACGGGCGCAGTGCCGACGACGCCGTGCTGCGCCCCGACGAGGCGGGGCCGGAGCTGGCCCGGGCGGTCGGGCTCAGCCGGAGCCAGTTCACGCAGACGGTGGTCCTGCCCCAGGGCAAGTTCGCGCGCTTCCTGCGGGCCAGCTCCGACGAGCGGCACCTGCTGCTGCGCGACGTCTTCGGCACCCGCGTCTACGACGATCTTCAAAGGGAGCTCGCCGATCGGGCCCGCGGCGCCAAGCGCGCGGCGGAGTCGGCCCGCGCCGACGTGCGCAGCGCCGCCGAGGCGCTCATTGCGCTGCTGTCCGGGGCGGACGGGGCGGACGACGACGCGGACGGGGCGCCCGATCCCGCCGATCGCCTGCGCCTGGCCACGGCCGGCGCCGAGGTGGACGCCGTCGCCGTCGAGGCCGTCCTAGACGAGGCCCGCGCCGGACTCGACGCCCGACTCGCCCGAACGGAGGCGGACCTCACCGAGGCCCGGGAGCGCAGGAGTCGTGCGACCGCCGCCCTGGAGGAGGCGAAGGACCTCGCCGCCCGCCTGGCCCGGCGCGCCGAGCTCATGGAGGCGAGGCGGCGCCTGGAGGACGGCGCCGCGCAGGCGCGGGAGGACGTCGATCGGCTCGACGCCGCCCAGCGCGCGGCGCGGGTCGCCGGCGTCGAGGCCCTCGCCCGTCGTTCCGCGCTCGGCGCCAGGGCCGCACTGGAGGATCTGGCGGGCGCCGGGGCGGGCGACAGCGAAGGCGAGGATGCGGGCGACGGGGCCCGCGCCGAGATGGCCGGCGCCCTCGACCGCCTCGACCTGGACCATCTGGAGGCCGCCGCTCCGCAGGCCGAGGCCGCCGTCGCCCCGACCCCTGTCCCGCCGCTGTCGAGTACCGCCGCCCTCCTGGAGGACCTGCGCTCTCGGGCGAAGGCCGCCCGAGAGCGTGCCGCCGCCCTCGCGCCGCTCGAGGAGCTCGAGCAGGACCTGGACGCCCGCCGCGCCGAGCTGGATGAGCGCCGCGCCCAGGAGGAGGAACTGCAAGAGGACATCGCGTGCGACGAGGGGGCGCTGGCGGCCCTGCCGCAGGACGAGGACCGGCTGCGCACCGCCCTGGCCGCCGCGCGGCAGGCCCGCTCCCGCCTGCCCGCCCTGGAGCTCGCCCACGAGCGGGCGGCCGACCGTCTGGAGGCGCACGAGCGGCTCGCCGAGGTCGTTGAGCGCCTGGAGGAGGCCACCGGCGCCGTCGAGCAGGCCCGGGCCGGTGCCCTCGCGGCCCGGGACCGGGCGCACCTATTGCGCCGCAAGTGGATCAGCGCGACCGCCGCGGGTCTCGTCGGCGAGCTCGTCGAGGGCGAGCCCTGTCCGGTCTGCGGCTCCCTGGAGCATCCCGCCCCCGCCGGGGCCGACGCCGAGGCCGTGCCCCGCGCCGACGTCGAACGGGCCGAGGACGAGGCCCGCCGGGCCGAGGCACTCCTCCAGGAGGCCGTCCTGGACGCCGAGCGGCTGCGTACCGAGCGGGACGCCGCGGCCGACCGCGCGGGGAGGGGCGCCCGCGACGAGGCGCTCCGGGAGGTCGAGTCGGCCGCCGCCGCCCTCGAGGCAGCCCGCGACGAGGCCGCGGCGGAGGAGCGCCTGGACGCCGAGCTGGCCGAGCTGGGACGGCGTTCGGCCGAACTGTCGGAGCGTCTGGCGGGGCGGCGGGAGGCCCTGGCGGGCCTGCGCGCCTCCTCGCGGGCCCTGGACGAGGGGCTGCGGGCCGACGTCGCCCGCATTGAGGCGGCGCGGGGGGACGCCGGCGCCGTCGCCGAACTGCGCGCCGACTGCTCGGCCCGGGCGGATGCCGACGAGCGCCTGGTCGAACTCGCGGCGAGGGCGCGCGACGCCGTCCTGTCCGCGATCGAGGCGGCCGGGACCCTGGCCGACGCCCTGAGGGCCGAGGGCTTCGCCGACGCCGGGGCCCTGGCCCGGGCCGGCCTGGACCCCGAGGCGCGCGAGGCCCTGGCCCGGCGGGTC is part of the Actinomyces sp. oral taxon 414 genome and encodes:
- a CDS encoding metallophosphoesterase family protein translates to MRILHTSDWHLGRTFHGRVLDDAHAVFADHLVELARAEAVDAVVVSGDVYDRAIPPTDSVRLLDETLRRLSDITRVILTPGNHDSARRLGFASDLLREGLTIRARVADVDRPVVIPGPDGDDGLYVYALPYLDPDAARETLPPLLADRLGEELAGAATEGARTAPGTSRTAAPETAGDRPEKTTGDPPGTTSDAPARRLPRSHEAVVSGALRLVAADLAARRAAAPARVPALVMSHAFVVGGLPSEESERDIRVGGVDSVPSGVFASLGGSPSADECGGLDYVALGHLHRPQEIRSAGGAGEEGRPNGPDKAGGTGGPDHSSRSGGTGGPEAGESDEPDESGPPQQGPRPGPRLVYSGSPLALSFSEAPFPKSSVLVVLGPDGVASLERIPTPVPHRIETVTGTMDELLSPAWDHAAGAWVRAVVRGPMPLGATSRLRERFGQVLAIVREEDEEAPRERIVVTRAADPLEVSVQFLTEVAEREPSPAERDVLARAYEAVLASHGGE
- a CDS encoding AAA family ATPase, whose translation is MMRLHRLTMTAVGPYAGTETIDFDRFAASGLFLLTGPTGSGKTTIIDAIVFALYGDVADADDSSKDRIRSRLAGPETQTVVELVFSTSAGTYRVRRTPAYRRPKRRGTGTTPERASLKVWRLTGPDGRSADDAVLRPDEAGPELARAVGLSRSQFTQTVVLPQGKFARFLRASSDERHLLLRDVFGTRVYDDLQRELADRARGAKRAAESARADVRSAAEALIALLSGADGADDDADGAPDPADRLRLATAGAEVDAVAVEAVLDEARAGLDARLARTEADLTEARERRSRATAALEEAKDLAARLARRAELMEARRRLEDGAAQAREDVDRLDAAQRAARVAGVEALARRSALGARAALEDLAGAGAGDSEGEDAGDGARAEMAGALDRLDLDHLEAAAPQAEAAVAPTPVPPLSSTAALLEDLRSRAKAARERAAALAPLEELEQDLDARRAELDERRAQEEELQEDIACDEGALAALPQDEDRLRTALAAARQARSRLPALELAHERAADRLEAHERLAEVVERLEEATGAVEQARAGALAARDRAHLLRRKWISATAAGLVGELVEGEPCPVCGSLEHPAPAGADAEAVPRADVERAEDEARRAEALLQEAVLDAERLRTERDAAADRAGRGARDEALREVESAAAALEAARDEAAAEERLDAELAELGRRSAELSERLAGRREALAGLRASSRALDEGLRADVARIEAARGDAGAVAELRADCSARADADERLVELAARARDAVLSAIEAAGTLADALRAEGFADAGALARAGLDPEAREALARRVQETAVEAERVRRGLEEEAVVALTGEESADVEAAEADGDAAEAAWRQAVEARSRLQARRDAVGASCQALSRAVSALEAATGDAAALVEVSALASGSGSNRRAIPLAAWVLLERFAEVLVFANQRLEHMSGGRYALVRVEDEKQAARKRGLGLGVVDRLGGEATRDPRTLSGGETFYVSLALALALADVVATESGGITMETLFVDEGFGSLDPEALQDVLAELSRLRAGGRTVGIVSHVEELRRQIPDQIRVVRDDRGSHLRIIAG